A window of the Tachysurus fulvidraco isolate hzauxx_2018 chromosome 6, HZAU_PFXX_2.0, whole genome shotgun sequence genome harbors these coding sequences:
- the srpx gene encoding sushi repeat-containing protein SRPX — translation MDNWLSLCVLVGLRVACCLAYDGSGYWPYTDDEDVRNTGVPWCAPVKVKNGQVSCQTPRGEHYKNVLGTRCKIHCKRGYELHGSSEILCMVTKQWSGKYACREVRCPPLAMPSNGGFKCSDGFYYNSNCQYFCSPGYTQRGDRRVTCQSSKSWSGGQSLCLDLDPPVIKCPNVKEKTAEPGKVTAKVTWDTPEGVDTADGILTDVILKGKPPGTYFTEGNHKQSYTVMDRAGNKATCKFNIRVKVRRCTPLSMPENGWMKCDSAGDNYGATCDFRCLGGYELRGSAARVCQFNMEWSGMETSCAAMNINVGVRSAVQLLDQFYEKRRLLIISTPTAANHYYRFQMTNLQQAQCGLDLRHVTVIEIVGRYPAQIGRIRYHIIPPGLAIQLRMLLQLSQNSFSLVLLDKQGVDKQRYTYPVTAAEIFTIIDTFPLRTEEDLLQKEAGHGC, via the exons ATGGACAACTggctgagtctgtgtgtgctggTGGGACTTCGGGTCGCTTGCTGCCTCGCGTATGACG GGTCGGGCTACTGGCCTTACACTGACGATGAGGATGTAAGaaacacag GTGTGCCATGGTGTGCTCCAGTCAAAGTAAAAAATGGACAAGTAAGCTGCCAAACACCACGTGGTGAACATTATAAGAATGTTTTGGGAACTCGCTGTAAGATCCACTGCAAGAGAGGCTATGAGCTTCATGGCAGCAGTGAGATACTCTGCATGGTCACTAAACAGTGGTCAGGAAAATATGCCTGCAGAG AGGTCCGCTGCCCACCACTGGCCATGCCATCTAACGGTGGGTTTAAGTGTTCAGATGGTTTCTACTACAACTCCAACTGCCAGTACTTCTGTTCACCAGGATACACACAACGTGGAGACCGCAGGGTCACTTGCCAAAGCAGCAAGTCCTGGAGCGGTGGCCAGAgtctgtgtctgg ATCTGGATCCACCGGTCATTAAGTGTCCAAATGTGAAAGAGAAGACAGCTGAGCCAGGAAAAGTGACTGCAAAAGTCACCTGGGATACACCGGAAGGTGTAGACACAGCAGATGGCATACTCACAGA TGTAATACTAAAGGGGAAGCCTCCAGGAACATACTTTACAGAGGGAAACCATAAACAATCATACACTGTAATGGACCGGGCTGGAAACAAAGCTACCTGTAAATTCAACATCAGAGTAAAAG TGCGCCGCTGCACTCCCCTCTCAATGcctgaaaatggatggatgaagtgTGACAGTGCAGGTGATAATTATGGTGCAACATGTGATTTCCGCTGCCTGGGAGGTTACGAGCTGAGAGGCAGTGCTGCCCGAGTTTGCCAATTTAACATGGAATGGTCTGGTATGGAAACCAGCTGTGCAG CCATGAATATTAATGTCGGGGTTCGATCTGCTGTCCAACTCCTGGACCAGTTCTATGAGAAACGTCGTCTGCTTATAATCTCCACCCCCACAGCGGCCAACCATTACTACAGATTCCAAATGACTAATTTACAG CAAGCACAATGCGGCTTGGACTTAAGACACGTGACTGTGATTGAAATAGTAGGAAGGTATCCAGCTCAAATAGGACGCATTAGATACCACATTATTCCTCCAGGACTGGCCATACAGCTCAG aatGCTGCTGCAGCTGTCTCAGAATTCATTTAGTCTGGTGCTGCTGGACAAACAGGGAGTGGACAAACAGCGCTACACATACCCAGTCACAGCAGCAGAGATCTTCACTATTATTGACACCTTCCCCCTGCGCACTGAAGAGGACCTTCTGCAAAAAGAAGCAGGTCATGGCTGCTAG
- the LOC113640983 gene encoding gamma-glutamylaminecyclotransferase isoform X1 encodes MRKFIPTTLILSFLLPATQMTHVFVYGTLKKGQPNYYRMMDTTKGKARFLGHARTVEKYPLVIAGKYNIPFLLNKPGEGQRVEGEIYSVDEPMLKFLDWFENCPQMYQRSRVLLEVKEWVGEEEEAPKVGCTTEAFVYSTTIYEPEWLLYPTFDNYDAYGDHGLQYEPRESRD; translated from the exons ATGAGGAAGTTCATTCCTACAACTCTG ATTCTTAGCTTTCTGCTACCGGCTACACAGATGAcgcatgtttttgtgtatggCACTCTTAAAAAGGGCCAGCCTAACTACTACAGGATGATGGACACTACCAAAGGCAAGGCCAGGTTCCTTGGCCATGCTCGTACTGTTGAAAAATACCCCCTGGTGATAGCGGGCAAGTACAATATCCCATTCCTCCTCAACAAGCCTGGAGAAGGACAGCGTGTCGAAGGAGAAATCTACAGTGTGGATGAACCAATGCTGAAATTTCTTGATTGGTTTGAAAACTGTCCACAAATGTATCAGCGATCACGAGTCTTGCTTGAGGTTAAAGAATGGGttggagaagaagaggaagcaCCTAAAGTGGGCTGTACCACTGAAGCCTTTGTGTACAGTACGACCATTTACGAGCCTGAGTGGCTCCTGTATCCAACATTTGACAACTATGATGCATATGGGGACCACGGTCTGCAATATGAGCCTCGAGAATCCAGAGACTGA
- the otc gene encoding ornithine transcarbamylase, mitochondrial isoform X1: MFALRYTFMRSFKTLQSKQARNFRLGRTCLGSVELKGCSFLTLKDFNPDEIRHILRVSADLKHRIKHEGQYLPILQGKSIAMIFEKRSTRTRISTETGFALLGGHPCFLTPQDIHLGVNESIKDTARVLSSMTDIVLARVYSHSTLQQLDKEASVPIINGLSDLYHPIQILADLLTLQEHYGSLKGLTVSWIGDGNNVLHSFMMSLAKLGVNLRIATPKGYEPDDNVTREAMRLSKEFGTELHLFTEPIEAARGSNVLVTDTWISMGQEDEKKKRLNDFHGYQITMQTGSVAAPDWTFLHCLPRKSEEVDDEVFYSPRSLVFPEAENRKWTIMGLIVCILTDYSPQIPKLKL; this comes from the exons ATGTTTGCTCTAAGGTATACATTTATGCGCAGTTTTAAAACACTTCAGTCGAAACAGGCAAGGAATTTTAG ATTGGGGAGAACATGCTTAGGATCTGTGGAGCTGAAGGGGTGCAGTTTTCTGACGCTTAAAGACTTCAACCCAGATGAGATCAGACACATCCTGAGGGTGTCTGCAGACCTGAAGCATCGTATCAAGCATGAAGGACAG tatcTTCCAATCCTTCAAGGCAAATCTATTGCCATGATATTTGAGAAGAGAAGCACAAGGACCCGCATATCGACTGAAACAG ggtTTGCTCTGTTGGGTGGACATCCATGTTTCCTCACCCCTCAGGATATTCACCTGGGTGTAAATGAGAGCATAAAAGACACAGCCAG AGTGCTCTCCAGCATGACTGATATTGTGTTAGCCCGGGTGTACAGTCACTCAACTTTGCAGCAGTTGGATAAGGAAGCATCAGTACCGATCATAAACGGCCTCTCTGATCTTTACCATCCTATACAGATACTAGCTGATCTACTCAcactgcag GAGCATTACGGGTCCTTGAAGGGCCTGACAGTGTCATGGATAGGTGATGGTAACAATGTCCTCCATTCCTTCATGATGTCATTGGCCAAATTGGGTGTCAATCTGAGAATAGCCACCCCAAAG GGTTATGAGCCAGATGATAATGTCACTAGGGAGGCAATGCGTCTTTCTAAAGAG TTTGGGACAGAGTTGCACCTGTTTACAGAGCCAATAGAGGCAGCTCGGGGCAGCAATGTGCTGGTGACAGACACATGGATTAGCATGGGCCAGGaagatgaaaagaagaagaggctAAATGATTTCCATGGCTACCAGATCACCATGCAG ACAGGAAGTGTTGCAGCGCCAGACTGGACTTTCTTGCACTGTCTACCACGAAAGTCAGAAGAAGTGGACGATGAGGTTTTCTACTCACCACGCTCACTGGTGTTTCCTGAAGCTGAAAACCGCAAATGGACCATTATG GGGTTGATTGTATGTATCCTGACTGACTACAGTCCTCAGATCCCTAAACTGAAACTGTAA
- the mid1ip1a gene encoding mid1-interacting protein 1A — MMRMTELQSQKNSLFTAMNRFIGAVNNMDETVMVPSLLRDVPHASIGEAGDYLRAAEADMYTYYTQLKNIRNEIEWGAVLRGEDPQRPVEKAAEPAELESLLRFHLKGLYGVLSKLTSHANELTDRYKEEIGIAGWGQ; from the coding sequence ATGATGCGCATGACTGAGCTTCAGAGCCAGAAGAATTCTCTGTTCACGGCTATGAACCGCTTTATCGGCGCCGTGAACAACATGGACGAGACGGTGATGGTGCCGAGTCTGCTGCGTGACGTGCCGCATGCGAGCATCGGTGAGGCTGGAGATTACCTGCGTGCCGCAGAGGCTGACATGTACACCTACTACACCCAGCTAAAAAACATTCGCAATGAGATCGAGTGGGGAGCCGTGCTGCGAGGCGAGGACCCGCAGAGACCTGTGGAGAAAGCAGCCGAGCCTGCAGAGTTGGAGAGTCTGCTGCGTTTCCATCTGAAGGGGCTGTACGGTGTACTGTCCAAACTCACCAGCCACGCCAACGAGCTCACCGACCGCTACAAGGAAGAGATCGGCATAGCTGGATGGGGACAATGA
- the otc gene encoding ornithine transcarbamylase, mitochondrial isoform X2 → MLYRLGRTCLGSVELKGCSFLTLKDFNPDEIRHILRVSADLKHRIKHEGQYLPILQGKSIAMIFEKRSTRTRISTETGFALLGGHPCFLTPQDIHLGVNESIKDTARVLSSMTDIVLARVYSHSTLQQLDKEASVPIINGLSDLYHPIQILADLLTLQEHYGSLKGLTVSWIGDGNNVLHSFMMSLAKLGVNLRIATPKGYEPDDNVTREAMRLSKEFGTELHLFTEPIEAARGSNVLVTDTWISMGQEDEKKKRLNDFHGYQITMQTGSVAAPDWTFLHCLPRKSEEVDDEVFYSPRSLVFPEAENRKWTIMGLIVCILTDYSPQIPKLKL, encoded by the exons ATGCTCTACAG ATTGGGGAGAACATGCTTAGGATCTGTGGAGCTGAAGGGGTGCAGTTTTCTGACGCTTAAAGACTTCAACCCAGATGAGATCAGACACATCCTGAGGGTGTCTGCAGACCTGAAGCATCGTATCAAGCATGAAGGACAG tatcTTCCAATCCTTCAAGGCAAATCTATTGCCATGATATTTGAGAAGAGAAGCACAAGGACCCGCATATCGACTGAAACAG ggtTTGCTCTGTTGGGTGGACATCCATGTTTCCTCACCCCTCAGGATATTCACCTGGGTGTAAATGAGAGCATAAAAGACACAGCCAG AGTGCTCTCCAGCATGACTGATATTGTGTTAGCCCGGGTGTACAGTCACTCAACTTTGCAGCAGTTGGATAAGGAAGCATCAGTACCGATCATAAACGGCCTCTCTGATCTTTACCATCCTATACAGATACTAGCTGATCTACTCAcactgcag GAGCATTACGGGTCCTTGAAGGGCCTGACAGTGTCATGGATAGGTGATGGTAACAATGTCCTCCATTCCTTCATGATGTCATTGGCCAAATTGGGTGTCAATCTGAGAATAGCCACCCCAAAG GGTTATGAGCCAGATGATAATGTCACTAGGGAGGCAATGCGTCTTTCTAAAGAG TTTGGGACAGAGTTGCACCTGTTTACAGAGCCAATAGAGGCAGCTCGGGGCAGCAATGTGCTGGTGACAGACACATGGATTAGCATGGGCCAGGaagatgaaaagaagaagaggctAAATGATTTCCATGGCTACCAGATCACCATGCAG ACAGGAAGTGTTGCAGCGCCAGACTGGACTTTCTTGCACTGTCTACCACGAAAGTCAGAAGAAGTGGACGATGAGGTTTTCTACTCACCACGCTCACTGGTGTTTCCTGAAGCTGAAAACCGCAAATGGACCATTATG GGGTTGATTGTATGTATCCTGACTGACTACAGTCCTCAGATCCCTAAACTGAAACTGTAA
- the LOC113640983 gene encoding gamma-glutamylaminecyclotransferase B isoform X2, whose product MTHVFVYGTLKKGQPNYYRMMDTTKGKARFLGHARTVEKYPLVIAGKYNIPFLLNKPGEGQRVEGEIYSVDEPMLKFLDWFENCPQMYQRSRVLLEVKEWVGEEEEAPKVGCTTEAFVYSTTIYEPEWLLYPTFDNYDAYGDHGLQYEPRESRD is encoded by the coding sequence ATGAcgcatgtttttgtgtatggCACTCTTAAAAAGGGCCAGCCTAACTACTACAGGATGATGGACACTACCAAAGGCAAGGCCAGGTTCCTTGGCCATGCTCGTACTGTTGAAAAATACCCCCTGGTGATAGCGGGCAAGTACAATATCCCATTCCTCCTCAACAAGCCTGGAGAAGGACAGCGTGTCGAAGGAGAAATCTACAGTGTGGATGAACCAATGCTGAAATTTCTTGATTGGTTTGAAAACTGTCCACAAATGTATCAGCGATCACGAGTCTTGCTTGAGGTTAAAGAATGGGttggagaagaagaggaagcaCCTAAAGTGGGCTGTACCACTGAAGCCTTTGTGTACAGTACGACCATTTACGAGCCTGAGTGGCTCCTGTATCCAACATTTGACAACTATGATGCATATGGGGACCACGGTCTGCAATATGAGCCTCGAGAATCCAGAGACTGA